Proteins found in one Thermaerobacter subterraneus DSM 13965 genomic segment:
- a CDS encoding S8 family serine peptidase: MHRLQPETARYAGRARPGSLSRTARRAATTALAVALTLAVLGLVPAPAPTSAPVPAPAAAPTPMGAPGSTATSTPAPASTAVVAAGTGPAATQPTSTGPAATPLETPTGLAATPPATPTGPAPEPASHPGTAAQATYRLAALPDDPGFPLQWGLRNDGQAISGQTGTPGADVGAEAAWVLSRGEGVRVAVIDTGVQLDHPDLAGAFWTNTAEATGQPGRDDDGNGYVDDVHGYDFVHRDATVFDPADGEEHGTHVAGILAARTGNGEGVAGLAPGVKLMVLKVFDGEGQSDTATVIEAIRYARRMGARIVNMSWGAPGPADSRLCQVIAESPMLFVAAAGNEAQDLDTTPFYPASCDAPNLIAVAAADNRGQLPVFSNYGRQAVDLAAPGWFVLNTVPVRDEPAAAGLPGPGPLEPGLGRGSYAWLSGTSMATPFVTATAALVASRYPWLTPVQLAQQVLSTVQPLPGLSGWVATGGMVSARGAVWAEAVAPPPFADVSPNMALAAEILRAARLGLAQGYTAERFAPNEPVTRHQFAKLLVGAVERATGEPLPDRPADGSPSPDFPDVDEEDGNLGPYVRKAAVAGFIRGYADGTFRPEQPIQRIEAALMVTRALGLSQDAPNPFADVSGALAGTAGAVARAKIMVGTPSAGGDAVYFFPGRSITRAEAAAVALRAHDAVVREAP, from the coding sequence ATGCACCGGTTGCAACCGGAGACGGCCCGGTACGCCGGGCGGGCGCGACCGGGATCCCTTTCCCGCACCGCACGCCGGGCGGCCACTACGGCGCTGGCCGTCGCCCTCACCCTGGCGGTCCTCGGGCTCGTGCCCGCTCCTGCTCCCACGTCCGCACCGGTTCCGGCGCCCGCAGCCGCTCCGACGCCCATGGGCGCTCCCGGATCCACGGCCACCTCCACGCCTGCCCCGGCTTCCACCGCAGTCGTCGCGGCCGGCACGGGGCCTGCGGCGACGCAGCCCACATCCACCGGACCTGCGGCGACGCCGCTGGAAACCCCCACCGGGCTCGCGGCGACGCCGCCGGCAACCCCCACCGGGCCCGCGCCGGAGCCCGCCAGCCACCCCGGGACCGCGGCCCAGGCAACCTACCGCCTGGCCGCCCTGCCCGACGACCCCGGCTTCCCCCTCCAGTGGGGCCTGCGCAACGACGGCCAGGCCATCAGCGGCCAGACGGGCACCCCCGGGGCCGACGTGGGCGCCGAGGCCGCCTGGGTCCTCAGCCGGGGCGAGGGGGTCCGGGTGGCCGTGATCGACACCGGTGTCCAGCTGGACCATCCCGACCTGGCGGGCGCCTTCTGGACCAATACGGCCGAGGCCACCGGCCAGCCGGGCCGCGACGACGACGGCAACGGTTACGTCGACGACGTCCACGGCTACGATTTCGTCCACCGCGACGCCACCGTCTTCGACCCCGCCGACGGGGAAGAACACGGCACCCACGTGGCCGGCATCCTGGCCGCCCGCACGGGCAACGGCGAGGGCGTGGCCGGCCTGGCCCCCGGCGTCAAGCTCATGGTGCTCAAGGTGTTCGACGGCGAGGGGCAGAGCGACACCGCCACGGTGATCGAGGCCATTCGCTACGCCCGGCGCATGGGCGCCCGGATCGTCAACATGTCCTGGGGCGCGCCCGGCCCGGCGGACTCCCGGCTTTGCCAGGTCATCGCCGAATCGCCCATGCTGTTCGTCGCCGCCGCGGGCAACGAGGCCCAGGATCTGGACACCACCCCGTTCTACCCCGCCTCGTGCGACGCCCCCAACCTGATCGCGGTGGCCGCGGCGGACAACCGGGGGCAGCTGCCGGTCTTCTCCAACTACGGGCGGCAGGCCGTCGACCTGGCGGCGCCAGGCTGGTTCGTCCTGAACACCGTGCCGGTGCGGGACGAACCGGCCGCCGCCGGCCTGCCGGGGCCCGGCCCCCTGGAGCCCGGCCTGGGCCGGGGCAGCTACGCCTGGCTGAGCGGCACCTCCATGGCCACGCCCTTCGTCACGGCCACCGCGGCCCTGGTGGCCAGCCGCTATCCCTGGCTGACCCCGGTCCAGCTGGCCCAGCAGGTGCTCTCCACCGTACAACCCCTGCCCGGCCTGAGCGGCTGGGTCGCCACGGGCGGGATGGTCTCGGCCCGCGGGGCGGTGTGGGCCGAGGCCGTGGCCCCGCCGCCCTTCGCCGACGTGAGCCCCAACATGGCGCTGGCGGCCGAGATCCTGCGGGCCGCTCGGCTTGGCCTGGCCCAGGGGTACACGGCGGAGCGCTTTGCCCCCAACGAGCCCGTGACCCGGCACCAGTTCGCCAAGCTGCTGGTCGGTGCGGTGGAACGGGCCACGGGCGAGCCCTTGCCCGACCGCCCGGCGGACGGCAGCCCGTCGCCCGATTTCCCCGATGTCGACGAGGAGGACGGCAACCTGGGGCCTTACGTGCGAAAGGCGGCGGTGGCGGGGTTCATCCGCGGCTATGCCGACGGCACCTTCCGCCCCGAACAGCCCATCCAGCGGATCGAGGCGGCTCTCATGGTGACCCGGGCCCTCGGCCTGTCCCAGGACGCCCCCAATCCCTTTGCCGATGTCTCGGGCGCCCTGGCCGGCACCGCCGGGGCGGTGGCCCGGGCGAAGATCATGGTCGGCACGCCGTCGGCCGGCGGGGACGCGGTGTACTTCTTCCCCGGCCGGTCCATCACCCGGGCCGAGGCGGCGGCGGTCGCCCTGCGCGCCCACGATGCGGTGGTGCGGGAGGCGCCGTAA